TTTCTTCTCCTGATTCTGCGCATTTTCTTTCTCTTTTCCTTCATTCGCCTTTCCGCATCCTACTAAAAGCAACATGATTGCTGCCATGAGAAAGAGTATTCTTTTCATGATGTTTCCCTCCATTATTTATCTTTTATCAATCATTCTGGCTACAGCCGTGCCAATGAATTGGATAAGCTGTACTAGAATGATCATAATGATAATCATATAAATCATTAACTCTGTTTTAAACTGCTGATAGCCATACCTGATGGCAAAATCGCCGATACCGCCGCCCCCGACCACACCCATGATCGTTGAATAGGAAATAAAGCTGATAATCGATGTTGTCAGTCCGAGGACAAGCCCTGAACGAGCCTCCACGTAAAGAAATTTAAAGATGACATCCTTAACAGAAGCACCCATGGAAATGGCTGCCTCGATTACACCCTTTGGCACGTCCAATAAAGATTGCTCGACCAATCGCGAATAATGGGCAATGGCAATGATCGCTAATGGAACGCAAGCAGCTGCTGTACCAATGGCTGTGCCGATTATGAGTCTTGTAAACGGGATTAAAAAAACAACCAATAATAAAAATGGGAAAGAACGAATAATATTGACAAATAAATTCAAAATCGAGAAAGACCACGGATTTTCGAGCAAATGCCCCTTCCTACAAAGAAATAGCAAGGTACCGATAGGCAATCCAATCAAAATCGCAGCTAAAATGGACACACCGACCATGGTTATGGTTTCTCCAATTGACCGCCAAATTTCTGCCTCATATTGAACTAAAATCTCAGGCATGACCCAGCCCACCATTCTCTGCTAATTGTTCGATGAAGTATTCTGGACGATTATCCCTTTTTTCAATCCCAGTTGGTTCGATTATGATAGTGTCATAGATTTCTCCACCTTCCATGATCGTAACACGATTGCATATACTTTTAATGACATCCAGCTCATGACTGACAATGACTATCGTCACACCGAAGCGTTTGTTTATGCTCTCCAGCACTTCCAATATTTCAGACGTTGTATTTGGGTCAAGGGAAGAGGTCGGTTCATCACATAATAACACTTGCGGGTTATTTGCCAATGCCCTTGCAATGGCAACACGCTGCTTTTGTCCCCCGCTTAATTGTGCAGGATATCTATCCATCTCACCCTCCAATCCGACAAATTGAAGACACTCTACAACACGGCTCCGACGTTCTTTCCTTGGATAATTTGCCAGTTCTAAAGAGGCTGCCACATTCTCATGAACCGTTTTATTTGCCACAAGATTAAAATGCTGAAAGATCATGCCAATCGACTTCCGTGCCCCTCGGAGTGCTTTATTGTTCAATGTGGTCAACCTTTGGCCGTTTACCTCCACTTCGCCCTCATCTGGGGTCTCCAACAAATTCATTAGCCGCAGCAACGTTGATTTCCCTGCTCCGCTTGCTCCGATTATTCCATGAATTTCACCTTTAGGTATTGTTAACGTAACGGACTTAATTGCCTGAAACTGTGAAAATTTTTTACTCACTTGATGCAGGTTAATCATAAAATCCCACTTTCCATTTGTTGAAAGATAAGCATAGCGCTCCTCATTAATAGAAACACAACTCATTCTATCAACTAATGAGGACCTAATGCAAAGACACAAATTAACAGTTAGAAAGGATAGATGAACAGTGAGGAATCCCTGTTTACATCTATCCTTTTGTATGACATTTTTCGTTAACTGGTACACTTGAAAATCCATTGATCATTTACTTCCATTATTTCGACGATACCACCAGAAACCGGACAATTTGATCCGAGAAGTTAAACCAGTAATGGGCTTTTCTAGCATCGAACATGAATGACTGCTGTTCATGGAGTTCTGTTCTCTCTCCTTCTATTTCCACGGTTAACTTCCCTTCGATAATGAATAAGAACTCATGTCCGCTATGGGAAAAGGCGCTTCCTTTATTTTCCCCTGGCTTTAAGGTGACAAGAATGGGCGAAAAAACAGCATCACGAATGCCGCTGGATAAATTCTGATAATGAAATTGTTCATGATTATAATCTGAATTTTCTTGGGAGCGGTCCTCAGAAAAGAAGAAACTTGGGTTGACATCCAATGTATCAGCGATTTTTTTTAATGACTCTAGAGTGACGCTTGATTTTCCCCGTTCTACTTGTGATAAAAAACTGATCGAAACGCCTGTTTGTTCAGCCAGACTCTTTAATGTTAGTTTCCGCTCTTTCCTCAATAATTTCATTTTTTTCCCGATTGAATCAAAAGGCATACAGATGCCCCCTTTTTTTACATAGTATCTAGCTACATTATACATGACAAGTTTTGAAGAATGTTTCGTCATTAATAGCTTACCGAAAAATATTGACAGAAAATTTGTAATTATTTAAAATGAAAGAAAACGTAAATTGAAGTGATACTTCAATTTTGAAGGGGTGACTCAAGATGGAGAAGAAACAAATGCGGCGAATTTTAATCGCGAGTTTAGTCGGAAGTTCGATTGAGTGGTTTGACTATTTTTTATATGGGACCGTTTCAGCTCTCGTGTTTAACCAGATATTCTTCGTGAATGAGGACCCGACAATCGGGCTGTTGCTTGCCTATGCATCCTTTGCGTTAGCATTCTTCATCCGCCCTTTTGGAGGTGTGATCTTTAGCCATATTGGCGATCGTATCGGGAGAAAGAAAACACTTGTTTTAACACTTAGTTTAATGGGGGTCGCAACATTTGGGATGGGGCTTCTCCCTACGTATCAAGCCGTTGGCATTTGGGCGCCGATTTTATTAATCACGTTGCGCTTAGTTCAAGGTCTGGGAATTGGCGGTGAATGGGGTGGCGCGCTTTTATTGGCCGTTGAATATGCTCCCGCTGAGAAACGGGGACTGTTCGGAGCGATTCCTCAGATGGGTGTCACTATAGGAATGCTGCTTGGAACCGTTGCCTTATCTATTATGACAATGCTTCCTGAAAACGCATTCATGACTTGGGGATGGCGTATACCATTCATTTTTAGCGCTTTGCTTGTATTTTTTGGCCTATGGATTCGTAAAGGAATTGATGAAACTCCGTCTTTCAAAAAAGTAAAGGAATCCGGAGAAGTTCCAAAGCTGCCGATTGTTGAAACTCTTAAGAATTATTGGCGTGAAGTGCTTATCGCCGTGGGAGCCAAAGTGGTAGAAACGGCGCCATTTTATATTTTCAGCACATTTGTCGTATCATATGCTACTGCAAATCTCGGTTTCTCTCGGACTGCTACATTAACTGCAGTCATGATTGCAACAATAATAACGACGATCTTAATACCAATCATGGGGAATTTATCTGATACTATTGGCCGTAAAAAGCTGTTCATTGGCGGTACGATTGGGATGGCACTGTTTGCATTCCCATACTTCTGGTTGCTGGAGCAAAAATCGGTCCTGCTATTAATCGTTGCGACAGTGATAGGTTTAGGGGTTATTTGGGCTCCCATCACAGCTGTTCTTGGAACGATGTTCTCGGAAATTTTCGATGCAAAGATCCGTTATACCGGCATCACGCTTGGATATCAAATCGGGGCAGCTCTGGCAGGAGGAACAGCGCCGCTAGTTGCAACGGCTTTACTTAATAGATTTGATAACTCCTATGTTCCAGTCGCCATTTATATTATTTTTGCATCTGTCCTGTCACTAGCAGCGATTTGGGCAGTCAAGGATCGCAGCAATCAGAAATTAGACGAAACGCATAATAATAGAGCCATGTAATCCATGGTTCCTTTACTTCAAGGAGGACAATTGAATGTTAGTTATAAATGAGAAGGAAATTCAACAATCATATGGAATGAAAGACGCAATAGCGGATGTAAAGGCGGTATTGCATGCACATGGTGCTAGAAAAATAGACAACCCTCATCGCACAGTACTTGCTTTCCCTCAACACGAGGCATCAGCACTTTACATGCCAAGTGCTGATCTATCTGAAGAAGTTTCTGCAGTCAAAGTCGTTACCATTTTCCCGAAGAATCCTTCAAGGGGGATGGCAACAACACAAGGAGTCATCTTGCTGTCAGATGCAGAAAATGGCGAACATTTAGCATTGTTGAATGCCTCCTATTTAACACGTCTCAGAACGGGGGCACTGAGCGGCATTGCCACAGACTTTCTTGCTCGTAAAGACGCCCGGGTTCTTACGATCATCGGAACGGGAGCTATGGGATTTGAACAAGCACTTGGTGTGTTGGCCGTAAGGGACATTGAACGTATTTTATTAGTGAATCGCACACGAGAGAAAGCGGAGAAATTCGGTGAAAGGCTACGCGCATTCGGAGTGACCGTTCCTTTTGAGGTTTACGAAGATGTTTCAGCAGCTGTTCGTCAAGCAGATATTATTTGCTGTGCAACCCGCTCGAACGAGCCTGTATTTAATGGGCAGGATGTAAAGCCGGGCACGCACATTAACGGAGTCGGGTCTTATTTGCCGGATATGAAAGAAGTAGATCATACCACGATTTCACGCGCCGCTAAAATTATCGTCGACGATTTGGCGGGCGTGAAGGATGAAGCAGGAGAACTCATGCATGCAGCCAATCAAGGAAATTGGTCGTTTAATGATATTCACGGGGAGCTTTATGAGCTTGTAATGCTGACCAAAACAGGCAGGGAAAATGAAGAGGAAATTACCTTCTTTAAATCGGTCGGTGCTGCATACTTTGACCTCGCTGTCGCAAAAGGCGTTTACCGCCAATCGAAAGAACGGAACATCGGGATGGAGATTGAGGTATAACAGAAGCCCATGCATGTTGTTATACCTGAATGTAATAGCAATTAAAAAAAGAGACCCTTCTTTCGGAAGGGTCTTTTGAATAATCCTTATCTTTCACAAGCGATTCAGTCTATATCACGATCGCTATTTTTATTGGCATCATATAGTGCCTTTGAAACATGGGTCTTGTATATCATTCAGTATCCATCTTGAAAAAAACGGATCATTTTCTATCTGTGTTGCTGTGTCGATTTAGTTTTCATGCAGAGTTGATTGGAGCGGGTGTGCGAGACTCCTGCGGGAAAAGCGCGTCCAAGGGAGACCCCACAGGCGCCAAGAGCGCCGAGGAGGCTCCCGGACCGCTCGCGCCTGCAGTGGAATGAAACGATCAAAGTACGCCCCCTATAATGCGGAAGATTGACTTAATTCATTCATGATCCACTTGTTTCTGCTTCAGCTACCTTTTTGACACGTTCTATAAATTCAACGACCACTTTTTCGGTGGCAAATAATAAAAGTAATTTCAAAAACCACTTTAACGGGCGACTGGTGACTGTATATGTAAAGGAAGTTCTATTGTCATTGATTTTATTTAGTTCATAGAAAGCTGTAATTTCAAACATTTTAGCAAGTATAAAGCCCACTTTTAGCTTTTTCTCATTCGTTTCATTCAAATATTCCAATGTTTCTATATCATACTCTTCGGTTCGTTTTCCTTCTCGATACTTTTGGCGATATACACTTCCAACCTTTTCTTCGGTTATTTTAACGGGCTTGTGTTCAACTACTTGAGGCATGATTTTTTGCATATTTTCTACAGAACCATCAAAAAACTTCCAGACTTGTTCAATCGGAGCGTTAATTTCTATGTCTCTTGTCCATTTTTTCAATGTATTCACCTCTACCTTCATTATATTTCCTTTATTTTGTAAAACCAAATTTACAGCTGATAATTCGTTAAATAAGTTTCACTTCTCACCTTGATACAATAAATAACTCTTTTTTTGAATCTACATGTCTTTCTGTAAAAAAATTACTTTATTATGATTCTCTTTTTTAGTGTTATTCTTGTATAATAAACGAAACGGTTACTTTTTCAGGAGAATCCTATGAATTTTACTTATATTAATCAAAACATATTAGATAACCTCTTTTATATCTTGCTAAGTATTTTAATTTATTTCATTTTATTAGATCATGGCAAAAGGTTAAGTCAGTATGGCAAGACCCTTATTACTGCATGCATGAGCATTCCTATCATATTGTGTATGAAGTTTCCTATTTATATAGATGAATATTGTGTCCACGATCTCAGGCAAATTCCTTTTATAATAGGGACACTTTATGGTGGTTGGCCTGTAGGGGCTGCTCTGTTTGTCATCATATTAACTTTTAGGTTTGCTTTTTATGGTTTCAATTTCCTTACATTGATTGTTTATATCGTTATTTTTATTATAACGGCACTATTTTCTTCCAAATTTAAAAATTTCAATCGAAAAAATAAGCTAAATGGCTCCATACTATTAATTTTGTTTCTCGGAATACTGACCAGCTTTATTTCACTCGGTATGTCTGATTATTTTCGAATAACGGAGGCGTATCTATTTTACTTTATCATCCTCCCTCCTTTCATTATCGCTATAGCTGTATATATAATGGAAATTTTAAAAGATGCCATTTTAATCCGAACACAAATGATAAGGCTTGAAAAAATGGAGGTAGTCAGTCAGCTTGCAGCCAGTATTTCACATGAAGTTAGAAATCCATTAACAGTTGTGAAAGGATTTGTTCAACTGCTAAAGGCTCCTGATTTAACACAAGAAGTGAAAGAACAATATATACAGCACGTCGTTAGAGAACTTGATAGTGCAGAATCCATTATTAGTGAATATTTAGCGTTTGCAAAACCTGCAATTGAAAAAGTGGATACTATTTCAATTAACCGTGAAATAGGTTATGTACTTGAAATGATAAAACCATTGGCCAGCATGAATTTAGTTACCATTTCTGAAAAGTTGACTCCAGGCATTACCAGGGGGAATGTTCAACATTTCAAGCAATGCTTCATGAACCTGATTAAAAATGGTATAGAGGCAATGCCGGACGGCGGGGAACTTAGTATTGTTTCCTATATAAATAATTTCGATATCATTATCGAAATAAGTGACAATGGAATAGGCATGAGCAAGGAACAAATAAATCGTTTTGGTGAACCTTATTACAGTTCCAAGGAAAAAGGGACAGGGTTGGGATCAATGGTAGCTGTCAAGACCATCCAAACGATGAATGGCACACTTCATATAACAAGCCTTTTGAATAAGGGAACAACGATTTCAGTAACACTTCCCGTTTATCAAGAAGGTTATTAAAAAAGCCCGCCATTATCGGCCGACTTTCAAACTGTAGACAAACTCGATGAAAATTCAGTTTGCCTGCAGTTTTTTATTTAATAAGTTCAGTCGATTTCAGAAATCCGCTCCCTTTCCGCCGACTGTCTGCCAAGCCTCCTCACCGCAAGCGGCTGTGGGGTCTTGGCTAGCCAGTTATTCGGCAGGAGTGTCGCAAATTTCTTCAATCCAATTAGGATTACAGTAAAAAACGATAAAAACCGGAGAACTTTATTTGCCCAGCTGCACTGTCTTGGGCCATTGACGCAGTTTATCGATCTAAACCACATAGTATTCGGCCTTCACTCACTATTCGGACTCTGAACCTCTTTTATATTCAAACAGAAGTCCGCCATTTACAGCGGACTTTTAGTTTGTAGACAAAAGGGGTTCTATCTAAATTTTAAAAACAAAGTTGATTGGAACGGAGGGTGCGAGACTCCTGCGGGAAAAGCTAGTCCAAGGGAGACCCCACAGGCGCAAAAGCGACGAGGAGGCTCCCGGACCGCCCGCGGAAAGCGAGTGCCTGGAGTGGAAATCAACGTTTAAATTGTACAAACCCTTATAAAGCTGTAGACAAACTCGATGAAAACTCAGTTTGCCTATTTAATAAGTTCAGTTGATTTCAGAAATCCAATTAGGATTACAGTAAAAACGATAAAAACCGGAGCACTTTATTCGACCAACTGCACTGTCATGGGCCATTGCCGTTCACCCATAGTATTCAACCTTCACTCTATTCGGACTCTGAACCTCTTTTATATTCAAACAGAAGTCCGCCATTTACAGCGGACTTTTAGTTTGTGACAAAAGGGGTTCTATCTAAATTTTAAAAACAAAGTTGATTGGAACGGAAGGTACGAGACTCCTGCGGGAAAAGCGAGTCCAAGGGAGACCCCACAGGCGCAAAAGCGACGAGGAGGCTCCCGGACCGCCCGCGGAAAGCGAGTGCCTGGAGTGGAAATCAACGTTTAAATTGTACAAACCCTTATAAAGCTGTAGACAAACTCGATGAAAACTCAGTTTGCCTATTTAATAAGTTCAGTTGATTTCAGAAATCCAATTAGGATTACAGTAAAAACGATAAAAACCGGAGCACTTTATTCGACCAACTGCACTGTCATGGGCCATTGCCGTTCACCCATAGTATTCAACCTTCACTCTATTCGGACTCTGAACCTCTTTTATATTCAAACAGAAGTCCGCCATTTACAGCGGACTTTTAGTTTGTGACAAAAGGGGTTCTATCTAAATTTTAAAAACAAAGTTGATTGGAACGGAAGGTACGAGACTCCTGCGGGAAAAGCGAGTCCAAGGGAGACCCCACAGGCGCAAAAGCGACGAGGAGGCTCCCGGACCGCCCGCGGAAAGCGAGTGCCTGGAGTGGAAATCAACGTTTAAATTGTACAAACCCTTATAAAGCTGTAGACAAACTCGATGAATATTCAGTTTGCCTTGCAGTTTTTTATTTAATAAGTTCAGTCGATTTCAGAAATCCGCTCCCTTTCCGCTGACTGTCTGCCAAGCCTCCTAACCGCAAGCGGCTGTGGGGTCTTGGCTAGCCAGTTATTCGGCAGGAGTGTCGCAAATTTCTTCAATCCAATTAGGATTACAGTAAAAAACGATAAAAACCGGAGAACTTTATTCGCCCAGCTGCACTGTCTTGGTCCATTGACGCAGTTTATCGATCTAAACCACATAGTATTCGGCCGTTCACCCATAGTATTCGACCTTCACTCACTATTCGGACTCTGAACCTCTTTTATATTCAAACAGAAGTCCGCCATTATCGGCGGACTTTTAGTTTGTAGACAAAAGGGGTTCTATCTAAATTTAAAAAACAAAGTTGATTAGAACGGAAGGTACGAGACTCCTGCGGGAAAAGCGAGTCCAAGGGAGACCCCACAGGCGCAAAAGCGACGAGGAGGCTCCCGGACCGCCCGCGGAAAGCGAGTGCCTGGAGTGGAAATCAACGGGCAAAGTTTAAAAAACTAAAAAATTGTAGAATGCTGTCATTATTTACTTTTTCTGTTCAAGGCATTGATAAACCGCCATCATATCTCGTTTGTTCAGCTCACGAATCCGGGCGAAGATGGGGATATTGGCAACAACCTCGGTACGTTCACTTTCAGCCACAACATCGCCTACTTTCCCTGTCAGCCAGGTCTGGACGTCGATGTCTTCGACGATTGCTTTACGCCCTTCATCATTGATGCCACTGGCATGACAACTCACACACGGTATCGTTAATTTATATACACCGTCATGGAGATTATCTTCTGAAATGACTTTCTTTCCATTACAGAATGGGCATTTATGACTTGCTTTGATTTTATTGATTTGGGTCACGATTTTTTTGTAGCCAAATGTTTCATAGACATAGGTTAGTTTTTTGTATTTGCCATTGGTGAAGTATTTATCAATAATGGTTTCTCTTGTTTCGTTA
This sequence is a window from Brevibacillus sp. JNUCC-41. Protein-coding genes within it:
- a CDS encoding ATP-binding protein; the protein is MNFTYINQNILDNLFYILLSILIYFILLDHGKRLSQYGKTLITACMSIPIILCMKFPIYIDEYCVHDLRQIPFIIGTLYGGWPVGAALFVIILTFRFAFYGFNFLTLIVYIVIFIITALFSSKFKNFNRKNKLNGSILLILFLGILTSFISLGMSDYFRITEAYLFYFIILPPFIIAIAVYIMEILKDAILIRTQMIRLEKMEVVSQLAASISHEVRNPLTVVKGFVQLLKAPDLTQEVKEQYIQHVVRELDSAESIISEYLAFAKPAIEKVDTISINREIGYVLEMIKPLASMNLVTISEKLTPGITRGNVQHFKQCFMNLIKNGIEAMPDGGELSIVSYINNFDIIIEISDNGIGMSKEQINRFGEPYYSSKEKGTGLGSMVAVKTIQTMNGTLHITSLLNKGTTISVTLPVYQEGY
- a CDS encoding MFS transporter, producing the protein MEKKQMRRILIASLVGSSIEWFDYFLYGTVSALVFNQIFFVNEDPTIGLLLAYASFALAFFIRPFGGVIFSHIGDRIGRKKTLVLTLSLMGVATFGMGLLPTYQAVGIWAPILLITLRLVQGLGIGGEWGGALLLAVEYAPAEKRGLFGAIPQMGVTIGMLLGTVALSIMTMLPENAFMTWGWRIPFIFSALLVFFGLWIRKGIDETPSFKKVKESGEVPKLPIVETLKNYWREVLIAVGAKVVETAPFYIFSTFVVSYATANLGFSRTATLTAVMIATIITTILIPIMGNLSDTIGRKKLFIGGTIGMALFAFPYFWLLEQKSVLLLIVATVIGLGVIWAPITAVLGTMFSEIFDAKIRYTGITLGYQIGAALAGGTAPLVATALLNRFDNSYVPVAIYIIFASVLSLAAIWAVKDRSNQKLDETHNNRAM
- a CDS encoding methionine ABC transporter permease gives rise to the protein MPEILVQYEAEIWRSIGETITMVGVSILAAILIGLPIGTLLFLCRKGHLLENPWSFSILNLFVNIIRSFPFLLLVVFLIPFTRLIIGTAIGTAAACVPLAIIAIAHYSRLVEQSLLDVPKGVIEAAISMGASVKDVIFKFLYVEARSGLVLGLTTSIISFISYSTIMGVVGGGGIGDFAIRYGYQQFKTELMIYMIIIMIILVQLIQFIGTAVARMIDKR
- a CDS encoding ornithine cyclodeaminase family protein, whose amino-acid sequence is MLVINEKEIQQSYGMKDAIADVKAVLHAHGARKIDNPHRTVLAFPQHEASALYMPSADLSEEVSAVKVVTIFPKNPSRGMATTQGVILLSDAENGEHLALLNASYLTRLRTGALSGIATDFLARKDARVLTIIGTGAMGFEQALGVLAVRDIERILLVNRTREKAEKFGERLRAFGVTVPFEVYEDVSAAVRQADIICCATRSNEPVFNGQDVKPGTHINGVGSYLPDMKEVDHTTISRAAKIIVDDLAGVKDEAGELMHAANQGNWSFNDIHGELYELVMLTKTGRENEEEITFFKSVGAAYFDLAVAKGVYRQSKERNIGMEIEV
- a CDS encoding methionine ABC transporter ATP-binding protein; this encodes MINLHQVSKKFSQFQAIKSVTLTIPKGEIHGIIGASGAGKSTLLRLMNLLETPDEGEVEVNGQRLTTLNNKALRGARKSIGMIFQHFNLVANKTVHENVAASLELANYPRKERRSRVVECLQFVGLEGEMDRYPAQLSGGQKQRVAIARALANNPQVLLCDEPTSSLDPNTTSEILEVLESINKRFGVTIVIVSHELDVIKSICNRVTIMEGGEIYDTIIIEPTGIEKRDNRPEYFIEQLAENGGLGHA
- a CDS encoding helix-turn-helix domain-containing protein, translating into MPFDSIGKKMKLLRKERKLTLKSLAEQTGVSISFLSQVERGKSSVTLESLKKIADTLDVNPSFFFSEDRSQENSDYNHEQFHYQNLSSGIRDAVFSPILVTLKPGENKGSAFSHSGHEFLFIIEGKLTVEIEGERTELHEQQSFMFDARKAHYWFNFSDQIVRFLVVSSK
- a CDS encoding SRPBCC family protein, with product MKKWTRDIEINAPIEQVWKFFDGSVENMQKIMPQVVEHKPVKITEEKVGSVYRQKYREGKRTEEYDIETLEYLNETNEKKLKVGFILAKMFEITAFYELNKINDNRTSFTYTVTSRPLKWFLKLLLLFATEKVVVEFIERVKKVAEAETSGS